TCCTTGCATCACTCACTCATGAAACTCCAATCCATTGCTTTACCGCTTGTTTTTCTGATGCTGTGTCCCCCGGCATGGGGAGAGATTCTCATGTCAGTCGATGCTGAAGGGGCGAGCATTCGCAGCCGTCGAGATGGCAAAGACAACTATGTCAAGAACAGCGTTGATGGTGACCTGATTGACAACAGCTTAGTGTTAGAAGGACAGGTGCATGGGCATGCTCGCCCGCCCGCCATCAGCACAACGGAATATCGCCAAGGCTCTCACTCTCTCATGTTTCAAGTGTTGCCCAACAATCGCGGTAAGGAGCGGTCTGAGCTGTGGTTTGAGGGGTCGCGCACGGGCAGGAAATCACGCCGAAAACCGTTTGACCCCAGCTTTACCGGTGGCTCGCGCACATCCGTTATTCCCTGGGGCGAAGAGCGGTATACGGCTTTCAGCTTCAAGCTGCCGACTGACTATCAAGTCGGTAGTGGTCTTTTCATTACCCAATTTTGGCAGGTTTCTCCCAAGGGTCCACCTGCGTCGCTATTGCTCTATCGCAAGGACGGGCGTCTAAAGGGCACGCTTCAGATTCTCAACGATCGCGGTATGCAAATTGTGGATCGATTCACGGTTAAAAGAGGGGTCTGGCATGACGTAATTCTCAATTACAAATTTAGTCTCAATCCCAGCGAGGGGTTTATGCAGGCGTGGGTCAGACCCGTCACCAACAAGCAGTACCGCAGACTTAAGCGATATCAGGGAGCCATTGGCTTTACTAGCAACTCCAAGCGGCGCAGCAAAGGATTGTTTCATAAGTTCGGCATTTATCGTCCCGGTAAAGATAGTCGGAAGCAAACCGTTTTCTTTGATGAAGTTCGCAATGCAAGGCCTAGCCCCAATATTTTCTATGAGCTTGATCCATCCTTTATCAACCCACGTCAGTTTTATGTGCTCAAAAATCTAGGGGCCAACGCTGCGCTCTCGGTTCCGAATAGCAGTCAAACGATTACCAGCGGCAGCAGCGCGATTTTATCTGCTGCGTCGCGTCGGGGCTGGCAGTTTATTTATGTAGAGGATGGATACTATCAGCTTCTTAGCAGCGGTAAGGCTCTAGAAGCGAAGCAAGGTAGCAGCCAGACCTGGAATGATGGCGATCCGGTTCAGCTAACGGATCGAACGGACCAGCCGAGTCAGCACTGGTACTTGATTGATCAGGGGAAGGGGAACTATCAAATTATCAATCGAGCCAGTCGCCTGTCACTTGCGGGCAGTCCAGGCACGTCGGATGGCCAATTGGTCCAGTTGGCACGCCCAACCACTCAAGCTCCCCAACTTTGGCGATTTGGGTCTTAACTCGATCCCGTCTCTGATAGCTTTACAGCTTTAGGTGCCAGCTACGTTGGTTCAGATGAGAGGGGCTGCAATATTTGTGCCAGCTGCTGATTAACAACAGATAGATTGAAATCTTGACTCGCTTTTTGCTGAGCGGCTTTAGCGATGACCTGACTTTGTTCGGGGTGCTGGTGGCAAAAGATAATTTGGTCTGCGAGCTGTTGCGGAGCATTCGATTCACAAAGCCATCCGGTCTGA
The sequence above is drawn from the Acaryochloris thomasi RCC1774 genome and encodes:
- a CDS encoding heparin lyase I family protein, giving the protein MKLQSIALPLVFLMLCPPAWGEILMSVDAEGASIRSRRDGKDNYVKNSVDGDLIDNSLVLEGQVHGHARPPAISTTEYRQGSHSLMFQVLPNNRGKERSELWFEGSRTGRKSRRKPFDPSFTGGSRTSVIPWGEERYTAFSFKLPTDYQVGSGLFITQFWQVSPKGPPASLLLYRKDGRLKGTLQILNDRGMQIVDRFTVKRGVWHDVILNYKFSLNPSEGFMQAWVRPVTNKQYRRLKRYQGAIGFTSNSKRRSKGLFHKFGIYRPGKDSRKQTVFFDEVRNARPSPNIFYELDPSFINPRQFYVLKNLGANAALSVPNSSQTITSGSSAILSAASRRGWQFIYVEDGYYQLLSSGKALEAKQGSSQTWNDGDPVQLTDRTDQPSQHWYLIDQGKGNYQIINRASRLSLAGSPGTSDGQLVQLARPTTQAPQLWRFGS